A window from Dunckerocampus dactyliophorus isolate RoL2022-P2 chromosome 15, RoL_Ddac_1.1, whole genome shotgun sequence encodes these proteins:
- the dennd4c gene encoding DENN domain-containing protein 4C isoform X2 produces the protein MIEDKGHRVTDYFVVAGLTDKSAPLEHDLSEAKSSGPKAPITDLTVINKSAGEAVPEGFTCIDSTPSGQPANLNHGSLKSPELFLCYKRTRGKPPLIDVGVLYEGKERLIQGCEVIQATPYGRCANVNNSSATSQRIFITFRRAPPVQPQNSLAVTDICVIVTSKGETPPHTFCKVDKNLNCGMWGSSVFLCYKKSVSASNSITYKAGLIFRYPEEDYESFPLSESVPLFCLPMGAKIECWAPNTRDPLPIFSTFVLTISSGEKVYGSAIQFYEPYPVELLSEKQKVHLGLLTTVEKKMIPNRPVNTNKCICLLSRWPFFESFRKFLMFLYKLSVSGPHPLPIEKHISHFLHNVSFPSPQRPRILVQLSAHDTLILSQPVSTPLPLSGADYSTLLMNLGSENCATLLHFVLLESKILLHSLRPAVLTGVAEAVVAMIFPFQWQCPYIPLCPLSLAGVLNAPLPFIVGVDSRYFDLYDPPPDVVCVDLDTNTIYLSDEKKHNNWKNLPKKPCKSLINTLSNLHRQLATVSVRPTAQTGSAVDMTPIEADFTWHKKKTALEMEIQEAFLRFMASILKGYRSYLKPITQAPSEKATAADSLYDLQGFLKSRDRAHQKFYSQLTKTQIFIRFIEECTFVSDKDTGLAFFDDCVEKLFPSDKITEKGTKVEGESSEDTRLLELDESQKSEHTVFVMPPEPPAEDGHEAPNRYTYKGFPRLTMALFDRPRELRPAISRGTAGASLSSSPALLAKRTKQEIKLAYKMAKRFYSDPQLWARCLFSHCYSLWFICLPAALCLAKSKSRAMQQAYNVLLKMRTTEVEVLDEVCYRVVMQLCGVWGLPVMAVRVLVEMKKAGIHPNAITYGYYNKAVLESPWPSRNRSGLFMWTKLRNVLRGVAQFKKAVNQSSSRKKTTLSSTEGPSLNRLSHCSADSSGEVNMEEHLTADKPCHTSSQSDQGYGSKDELHQELPESLHTAAADERSKAKAQHNGDISGSVDCAVAVADPASPVDAPSSVPSIVKLSTGSLDAGRESGKLFRRKSTTDNVSLPDDDVSIEAGDMGAQPQKQRQKAFAERSRSFSAETRAGMLSEKGVDHMASQLGADARILAAALSTAQTLSPGSVSKAVFQDLEEEPEDDQGTIVRKLPDEEAASEEGKRPEEKMEKRERKRTETSEVEVGADPLSLLVSEGEESASVTSQEPPRSMPTVVSRNLAEEIEMYMNLQSPLGIKSSSMELKQPQDESADAPQSKQPLERRSSLPAPPPKTPTGSPADTPKRSPSAVTRSKTFAAKTKPAVSKAVSPAVRSSSLTALVKSSQGGSLGSVINSISGIKMDNLLSGPKIDVLKSGMKQAANVASKMWVAVATAYSYSDDEEEQVPSGGGFPARLDEHMLMDVDDSPEGGAIPGLVANGLNQSCTSIGSSSGSSDTGRGTQLTLATPGRSGRAPDSEQGSSHHASSSSIFQSYALEVLMSSCSQCRSCEGLVYDEEIMAGWTANDSNLNTSCPFCRAAFLPLLHVEFHDLRAATGFYMNPSASGDSIHSTSGQPTAHSDMKTQDLVDFPTEEQRETLDNCPGTHKSLIPEPVQSDPLGLLEHQSSGKKCGGTSLTRSNSVGGPLQGLDSCLGPGHGVSTTSLPCSLHEVSDGMTATRPNPKPVSVPYLSPLVLRKELETLLENEGDQVIYTHKFLSQHPIIFWNLVWYFRRLDLPSHLPGLILTSEHCNNGAQVLCIHNSALIMVLLQSFQPLKQVSVQLPLTSLSQDSKQVYIQLLWDNINLHQEAGEPLYLLWRTLLEKKGTLAPTDHQEIRTLLNTIVRNIQTNDVYGPINLLIREIKRRPDGIKRQRSTYREILFLSLVALGRENIDVEAFDREYLVAYEELSAEQLKSLERIDRPPSASVQRCLRCFGTPFI, from the exons ATGATAGAGGACAAGGGTCACCGCGTCACCGACTATTTTGTGGTGGCTGGGCTGACGGACAAGTCGGCGCCATTGGAACATGACCTCTCCGAGGCCAAGTCCAGTGGGCCCAAGGCGCCCATCACCGACCTGACCGTCATCAATAAGTCGGCGGGCGAGGCAGTGCCTGAGGGCTTCACCTGCATCGACAGCACTCCCAGTGGCCAACCGGCCAACCTGAACCACGGCAGCCTGAAGAGCCCTGAGCTCTTCCTGTGCTACAAAAGGACACGGGGGAAGCCGCCTCTCATAGACGTCGG CGTTCTCTATGAGGGCAAGGAGCGTCTCATTCAGGGCTGTGAGGTGATCCAGGCCACTCCGTACGGCCGCTGCGCCAATGTCAACAACAGCTCTGCCACCTCACAGCGCATCTTCATCACCTTCCGCCGTGCGCCGCCCGTCCAACCCCAGAACTCCCTGGCGGTGACCGACATCTGCGTCATCGTCACCAGTAAAGGCGAGACGCCGCCGCATACATTCTGCAAGGTGGACAAGAACCTCAACTGCGGCATG TGGGGCTCCAGTGTGTTTCTCTGCTATAAGAAGTCCGTGTCAGCGTCAAACTCCATCACTTACAAAGCTG GTCTCATCTTTCGCTACCCAGAGGAAGACTATGAGTCTTTCCCCCTATCAGAGTCCGTTCCTCTCTTCTGCTTACCCATGGGCGCCAAAATTGAGTGCTGGGCGCCGAACACCCGAGACCCTCTGCCCATCTTCTCCACGTTTGTCCTGACCATCAGCTCTGGTGAAAAG GTGTACGGGTCGGCCATTCAATTTTATGAGCCATACCCTGTGGAGCTGCTGAGCGAGAAACAGAAGGTTCACCTGGGCCTGCTCACCACTGTAGAGAAGAAAATGATCCCCAACCGGCCTGTGAACACCAACAAATGCATCTGCCTGCTCTCCCGCTGGCCCTTCTTTGAATCCTTCCGCAAGTTCCTCATGTTCCTCTACAAGCTGTCCGTCTCTGGCCCACACCCGCTGCCCATTGAAAA gcatatttcacactttttgcaCAATGTGTCCTTTCCTTCACCGCAAAGGCCTCGAATCCTGGTCCAA CTCTCTGCACATGACACCTTGATCCTTTCCCAGCCTGTGTCGACACCTTTACCCCTCAG CGGAGCTGACTACAGCACCCTCTTGATGAATCTGGGCTCTGAGAACTGTGCCACACTTCTCCACTTTGTGTTGCTGGAGAGCAAGATCTTACTTCACTCGCTCCGGCCGGCGGTGCTCACGGGAGTTGCGGAGGCTGTGGTGGCA ATGATCTTCCCCTTCCAGTGGCAGTGTCCATACATCCCCCTGTGTCCGCTCTCCCTCGCGGGGGTTCTCAATGCTCCTcttccttttattgtgggcgTGGACTCTCGGTACTTTGATCTTTATGACCCACCGCCGGATGTTGTCTGCGTGGATCTGGACACCAACACCATCTACTT GTCAGACGAGAAGAAGCACAACAACTGGAAGAACCTCCCGAAGAAGCCCTGCAAGAGCCTCATTAACACGCTGAGCAACTTGCATCGCCAGCTGGCCACGG TTTCAGTCCGGCCTACAGCACAGACGGGCTCGGCAGTGGACATGACCCCCATTGAGGCCGACTTCACCTGGCACAAGAAGAAGACGGCCCTGGAGATGGAAATCCAGGAGGCCTTCCTGCGCTTCATGGCTTCCATTCTGAAGGGCTACCGCTCCTACCTCAAACCCATCACCCAGGCGCCATCAGAGAAGGCCACAGCCGCCGACTCCCTCTACGACCTGCAAG gttttctcaaaagcagagACCGTGCTCACCAGAAGTTCTACTCGCAGCTCACCAAGACCCAAATATTCATCCGCTTCATCGAGGAGTGCACTTTTGTCAGCGACAAGGATACCGGTTTGGCCTTTTTTGACGACTGTGTCGAGAAG CTTTTTCCATCTGATAAAATCACCGAGAAGGGCACCAAG GTGGAAGGAGAGTCATCGGAGGACACCAGACTGCTTGAGCTGGACGAGTCACAGAAGAGTGAGCACACTGTCTTTGTGATGCCTCCCGAACCCCCAGCGGAGGACGGACACGAAGCGCCCAACAGATACAC TTACAAAGGTTTCCCCCGGCTGACGATGGCGCTGTTTGACCGTCCCCGTGAGTTACGGCCCGCAATCAGCAGAGGAACAGCGGGCGCCAGTCTCTCCAGCAGTCCTGCTCTACTCGCCAAGCGGACCAAGCAG gaGATCAAACTGGCCTACAAGATGGCAAAGCGCTTTTACTCGGACCCGCAGCTGTGGGCTCGCTGTTTGTTCAGCCACTGTTACAGCCTGTGGTTCATCTGCCTGCCAGCTGCGCTATGCCTGGCCAAGTCTAAGAGCCGCGCCATGCAGCAGGCATACAATGTCCTTTTAAAGATGAGAACGACTGAGGTGGAGGTGTTGGATGAG GTGTGTTACAGAGTGGTCATGCAGCTCTGTGGCGTTTGGGGTCTTCCCGTCATGGCCGTGCGAGTGCTGGTTGAGATGAAGAAAGCTGGCATTCATCCCAATGCCATCACATATGGATACTACAATAAG GCGGTCTTAGAGAGCCCGTGGCCAAGCAGAAACCGTAGTGGCCTCTTTATGTGGACCAAGCTGCGCAACGTGCTGCGTGGGGTGGCTCAGTTCAAGAAAGCTGTTAACCAATCTTCATCTAGGAAGAAAACCACATTGTCAAGCACAG AAGGGCCATCCTTGAACCGTTTGAGCCACTGCAGCGCCGACAGCTCGGGAGAAGTCAACATGGAGGAGCACCTGACCGCAGACAAGCCTTGTCACACAA GTAGCCAGTCTGATCAAGGCTACGGCTCCAAGGATGAGCTGCATCAGGAACTGCCTGAGTCGTTGCATACAGCAGCAGCTGATGAGAGAAGCAAAGCTAAAGCACAACATAATG GTGACATTTCCGGATCAGTGGATTGTGCTGTCGCAGTGGCAGATCCCGCCAGTCCTGTCGATGCTCCCTCGTCTGTCCCCAGTATAGTGAAATTGTCCACAGGGAGCCTTGATGCTGGCAGGGAATCAG GTAAACTGTTCCGAAGGAAAAGCACGACTGATAACGTGTCTCTCCCCGATGACGACGTCTCAATTGAAGCTGGTGACATGGGAGCTCAGCCTCAGAAGCAGCGGCAGAAAGCCTTTGCCGAGCGCAGCCGCAGCTTCAGCGCTGAAACGCGGGCCGGGATGCTCTCTGAGAAAGGCGTAGACCACATGGCCAGCCAGCTGGGTGCAGACGCCCGCATCTTGGCCGCTGCGCTCTCCACTGCACAGACCCTTTCCCCTGGCAGTGTGTCCAAAGCGGTCTTCCAGGACCTGGAGGAAGAGCCAGAAGACGATCAGGGCACGATTGTGAGGAAGCTACCCGATGAGGAAGCAGCATCAGAGGAAGGAAAACGACCTGAAGAAAAGATGGAGAAGCGGGAGAGGAAACGTACTGAAACAAGCGAGGTGGAGGTGGGGGCGGATCCTCTTTCCCTCCTGGTGTCAGAGGGCGAAGAGTCGGCGTCTGTCACCAGCCAGGAGCCTCCTCGCTCCATGCCCACAGTGGTGTCCCGCAACCTGGCCGAGGAGATCGAAATGTACATGAACCTACAAAGTCCGCTGGGCATCAAGTCCTCCAGCATGGAGCTCAAGCAGCCGCAGGATGAGTCCGCCGATGCCCCACAGTCCAAACAACCTCTGGAGCGCAGGTCCAGTCTTCCCGCACCTCCACCGAAAACTCCGACAGGGTCGCCAGCAGACACACCCAAACGTAGCCCCTCCGCTGTCACTCGCTCGAAGACGTTCGCGGCAAAGACGAAGCCGGCCGTCAGCAAAGCCGTTAGTCCTGCTGTGAGATCGTCGTCACTGACGGCACTTGTCAAGTCCTCCCAGGGGGGCTCACTGGGGTCGGTCATCAACTCCATCTCAGGCATCAAGATGGACAACTTGTTGTCTGGACCTAAAATTGATGTGCTCAAGTCCGGAATGAAGCAGGCAGCCAATGTGGCCAGCAAAATGTGGGTGGCTGTCGCTACAGCGTACTCCTACTCCGACGATGAG GAAGAGCAGGTTCCAAGCGGAGGTGGTTTCCCTGCCCGCCTGGATGAACACATGTTGATGGATGTAGACGACAGTCCAGAGGGAGGGGCCATCCCAGGATTGGTGGCCAACGGTCTCAACCAGAGCTGCACCAGCAtcggcagcagcagcggcagcagtgACACCGGAAGAGGGACGCAGCTAACAC TTGCGACCCCTGGGCGATCTGGCAGGGCTCCTGACTCAGAGCAAGGCTCCTCGCACCACGCCTCCTCTTCCAGCATCTTCCAGAGCTACGCACTTGAG GTGCTGATGTCCAGCTGCTCCCAGTGTCGCTCTTGTGAGGGGCTGGTGTACGACGAAGAGATCATGGCGGGATGGACGGCCAATGATTCCAACCTTAACACTAGTTGTCCGTTCTGTCGTGCAGCCTTTCTGCCCCTGCTGCATGTGGAGTTTCATGACTTGCGTGCGGCGACCGG GTTCTACATGAATCCCAGTGCCTCAGGAGACAGTATTCACAGCACTAGTGGACAACCCACAGCTCACAGTGACATGAAGACACAGGACCTCGTTGATTTCCCCACAGAGGAACAAAGAGAGACTCTGGATAACTGTCCTGGAACCCATAAGAG CCTGATTCCAGAACCAGTGCAGTCAGACCCGCTGGGCCTGCTGGAGCACCAGTCGTCGGGCAAGAAATGTGGTGGCACGTCGCTCACACGCAGCAACAGCGTCGGCGGCCCACTGCAGGGCCTGGACTCATGTCTTGGACCCGGCCATGGGGTCTCCACCACCAGCCTCCCCTGTAGCCTGCACGAGGTGTCG GATGGAATGACTGCAACCAGGCCGAACCCCAAGCCTGTGTCAGTGCCGTACCTTAGCCCATTGGTGCTGCGCAAGGAACTGGAGACCCTTCTGGAGAATGAAGGAGATCAG GTCATTTACACCCACAAGTTCCTTAGCCAGCATCCCATCATCTTCTGGAACCTCGTGTGGTATTTCCGCCGTTTAGATCTTCCCAGTCACCTGCCCGGCCTCATACTGACCTCCGAACACTGCAACAATGGAGCGCAGGTTCTATGCATCCATAACTCTGCCCTCATTATGGTTCTTTTACAGTCCTTTCAACCACTAAAGCAAGTGTCTGTGCAGCTTCCTCTGACATCACTGTCCCAGGACAGCAAGCAAGTGTACATCCAACTGTTGTGGGACAATATCAACCTGCACCAGGAAGCAGGAGAACCCCTCTACCTGCTTTGGAGGACCTTAT tggaaAAGAAGGGGACGTTGGCGCCGACGGATCACCAGGAAATCCGTACGCTCCTCAATACCATTGTCCGAAACATCCAGACCAACGATGTGTACGGGCCCATCAACCTGCTCATCCGAGAGATAAAAAGGCGTCCAGATGGCATCAAGCGGCAGAG GAGTACTTATAGAGAAATATTGTTTCTCTCACTTGTGGCCTTGGGACGGGAGAACATTGACGTTG AGGCCTTCGACAGGGAGTACCTGGTGGCCTACGAGGAGCTTAGCGCAGAGCAGCTCAAATCTCTGGAACGTATCGACCGGCCGCCCAGCGCCAGCGTGCAGCGGTGCCTCAGATGTTTTGGCACCCCATTCATCTAG